A segment of the Cololabis saira isolate AMF1-May2022 chromosome 3, fColSai1.1, whole genome shotgun sequence genome:
AGAAAGCCCCGATAAAGGGTCAAGATCTTTGATCGACCAGCTCAGTACTATGGcacatttgaaatgttgatgTTAAACCGATACTTGACACCTCTTCGACCAACGGAGATGTGACACTGGTGAGGAAGGCCCAGTCTATCGATTACAAATTCATCAAAATCAGCCCGAGTTTGTGCTAGTGTACGCTCCGCTCAGAGGAGGAGCTGCAAACATTCAGCAAGTCTTTTCCAAGTTTCCAGCATGGAAAGGGAGACAACTTGAACGGACTTGTGAGTTCTTGCACAACGCAGGTGGATGTTtgaaaagacacaaaaaacagAATGCATACAAGCACAGAGTCCCAACGGCCCGAGTCCTCACCGGCTCTGGTTGAGAGTAGGAGCACTGTCCCTCTTTCTGCGTCGCCAGGTGTTGCGGTTGTACTGGTGCTGGTTCCTGAAGCCTGATCCTGTGTTATGACCCTGGGGAACAAACCTGCGCTGGGGACTGAAGTTTCCTTGAGGGTAATTTTGCGCTTGGAAGCTGCCGGACTGGTTGTGCTTGAAGCTGAACTTGTGTGGCTCAACGGAGCCGTGGGAGTGGGACCTCATGGCGTAAGTGTGGCTCTGCGGCTCTCTCACGTGAGGGTGGTGGAGGGGGCTGGGGAGAGGGCTGCTGGGGTTAGCGGGCTGGGGCACTTGTGCGCCGTGCGTTGCGTGACAGTGCACAACGCTAATGGAAGGAGAGTTCTCGTGGTAGAATTGGCAATCGGAGAGAGAAGGAATGGTGATGTTTTCTTGGTAAGGCAACTGAAGCTGGGGAGGgggataaaaaaagataagataagaagtCTAACAAGACTATAATTTCACCCTGTTACAATATACAAGGAACAAAAAGATCTTTAACAAATAAATAGATTAGAAGGAAAGTAAATGGACTTCAGCTCCAACCTGCTGAGCTGTGTGGATAAAGCCTGCTGATTGTGCAGCCCTCATTTCAGCAGCCATCTGGATCATGGAATGGACCGAGGCCAGGGCCACCGGGTGGACCTGGATGGCAGCGCTGCTGCTGGGTGGAGAATCAGACTCCTGGGAATATAGGAAGGCTTTATTTACTACATGTGCGTCACATTGTGGTGGACAGCATCGTAGTTACTCTGATCCCATCCAGACCTGGCATTAAATGGCATCCAAGGAAGTCCAATCACAAGTGCCCGATGCTAATGCAAGGCCTGAATTAATTCCTGGGTGGATTTAAAAGTGGTTTTTGTGACCACTCTTTTTTAAGACTGAACGTGCAGAGTGGGGAGGTACGAACTGATCACTGCAGAACTGTTTGGATGCACATCTTAACACCAGGTGTGAACATGAACTAAAAGCTGGCCACTGGTTAGATTTCTCATTAATGTTAATGCCAGGTCTAAATTGGGTTATTCTTCAAATGATcttcaagaaaaacaacattgaTCACAGTTAAATAAACAAGGaattataaagaaatgtttcactGGCTGGATAAATTAATATAGAAAATATCCCGTTGTCTTACAATGTCACTCCCAGAGGAAGACGAGGAAGAGAGTGAGCATGCAGAGGACGATGATGAAGAATGGTGTTGAGGGCTGGGGAGAAACACTGGAGGAGGGGAGAGGGACTCTGCACTGAGGGGGGAAGAAGAGTCTCTCTGATCATCAACGAGCATCAGTCGGCCTAGATCCTGTTCACAGGCTTCAATATCTGCAACCACacagaaaaatgcatatttgagATATTTGAACCAAATTGACAGCATCTCACGCAGCACATCCAACATGTTTGGACATAATATAGCCTTTAAACAAATACAGAAAGCAGTTGAACACAAACTTGCCATGGTTTTCCAGCTTGGTGAACTGCTTCGCTCTCCATTTCTTGATTGTCCATTCTCTGTAGGCCAGGACCTCCGGACTGATTTTGATTATTCGTCCTAGAGTGCTGTAACAAAAATGCAGCTACAAATTAGATAAAAAGACAAAGAACGGTAAACCATCATACCGTGACAACTATGACATGCCTTCTTTTGCAAGCAAAGAATGTCTCCTGGTAATCAGATACAGAGTCAAAGAAACCCACCTATCATATTCTTTGTTGGGGTATGCCCGAGCAAGAGGAGACACGCCATGACTCAACACCATGTAGGCAAAGTCAAACACCTGCTTGACTTGCAGGACTCCATAAGAACTCCGGCCCACGTCGTTGCCTGAGGGGATCAGAATGTGGCCATTGCCGGATAAGTTGTACAGCTCAACACTCGATGCAAGCCTTTTTATCTATTGTGCCTGCACACTTTATATGTtgagggaagtgggaaacgtcctctcgattcCTTGTATGTCTGACATGTGATGAATCgataataaagctactttgaagCCATCTGTGCAGGCATCAAAATTAGCTCCATACTGAGCCATTTTCAAGCAGGGTTTTCAGCAAAAAGATAAACTAACTCACAAACAGAGGGCAATTAAAAGCTATCAATATATAACTCAATATTgggaaacagaaagaaaagtTCAAAAACATTGCAACTAgcctacaaattaaaaaaaaaaaaacaaaaaaaaaaacacccttgACATGCAAGGTccttcaaattcaaaaataaatgttcttatttttgctCATTTTATTGGGACTGAATTTGTACTACAGGAGTACAAAGTACTACTGAATTTGTGATTACAAGCAGCTCATCTTCATAACTGAAAGACAATGTTTCAATTCTCTCATTTGTTTGCACTGAGATgatgaatgtgtgtttgtgcctgTGATCATGACGTCCTTATAAACATTTCCAATGGCAGTCTGACCTGGCTGTAAAGGGTCCTCTATGCAGAGCATGGAGGGCCTGTTCCCGTTCCCCATGGCCTTGAGCATCTCCTCTTTAGACAGGTAGGCTCCTCCGTTCTTCACCCGGATACCAGTCTTCAAGTAGTTGAAATCACGACCGTACAGCTCGAAGAACTCAATTAGCAAGATGCCCAGGTTAATGTTGGCTCGCCGCGTGTCGATCCGAGGGTGCAGCTGATTAACAAAACAGAGcagagggggggaaaaaagaaaaatttgttAAAAAGGTGACATTTGAAGGTGAATGAAATGATGTCTGGAAAATGTGCCAGAACAAGAGGAATTTTGAAAGGATACAGTCAAAATGCTGAAGAATGTTACGCCTCTAGAATCAGGTTTCCATGAGATATGAATCTGCACGACCACCCGACTTTCATAGTCATGTTTTAATTTGTGTAACAACtaatccttttttttggctGTAGTCGTTTTGAATACAGTCTTTTTTCAACCCACGCCAGTTTTGGCACATTTCTGCCCGTTAAGCTCATCGGACGTGGCAATCCAACTTGCTGGCGTCGCCTCTGACAACTAACGGCAGCTCCCAGCAGCTCTCGCTCAACACCAGTCGCGTGTTCTCGGGGCTACATCCacgctgcaaaaaaaaaaaaaaaaaaaaaaaaaaaaaaaaagcaacccaAATCCgatcttcctttttttgtttgcccacaaacaaaaaaagggttgTTTTCTATGTGGTCCTAAATCAGGACAACGTATCTGCTGTTGTTCAATGTGACTTCATTGTGAACTGTCAGGTCAAATTTCACTTGTCTTTGACATCACTTATGTGATTAATGTCACATTTCTCCCTGGCGAGTTTTTTTGTGAATGAAATCTGCTTCAGTGAAGCGGGTCACGCCCCAGTCCACCACTCCTCGCTCTGATCCCTCATCCACACACATCTCTGTACAGATATCATTCCACGTGGGCCGATGTTAATACTTTTGCTCTCCCTTCCCACAAGTTTCTTCTGATAATTATTTCCTGAATTAGTCCACTTTCACagcgcaaaaaattaaaaaggaaatgctCCAGGCTCCCTGTGGATCCATCCTTGTTTACGTCGGTAAACCTGATGAACTTTGACGTCACTTCGTCTTCCTGCGCATGCAGGTCATTTTAAAGCAGAAGCCTGTTCATAATGAAGTCTGatacaagacacatttaaaatacctGCAGTAGGAAAGTAGCCTTAATCTGAGATGACAGTTTATAACCAactttaaaataagtagaaaaactgGTCAATTGGCAGAAACAGAAATCATACCccaaagtatttatttattaatctgcCTTAGTCTCCCCAGAAAAAGGCAGCTGTTTAGTTATAGCCACAACTACTGTAATTTAATAACCACCCCATCTTAGAGTTCTACTTTATCATATACAGGACAACATAACACTAGTACCATTTTATACTTGCTATAAAACATGATCATCCCTTAAGGGCAAATTTACTAAATGTCCTACATACCTGCAGCACCCTCTGCTGGAAAAATAAGGTGACTACACCAAACCACCTATAATGGTTGAAGCACTTGCAGGGTTATTGGGTTCCAGCAGGTCATAGTAGTTCAGTCTTCCCACAATTAAAAGGAGTTTTAAACTTCACAAAAGAAGGATGCTctaagcttttgtttttttaatttattttaaactgaGTACCAGGAGCGCACTTGTTGAGGTTTTTGGTGCCTGCATAGAAATACTTTAGTTGAGCAATCGTGGATGtgctttaaaacaataaaatgaaaaaaaaggggcAATAACCTTACTTGTGTTTTTGCATTTTCGTCAACAACTCCCAGCCTTTTACATTACGTTCCACACTCACATTCATACACCAGTCTTTAGTTTAACATTTTTAGCCTAAGCAGTGCTCTTTTCCCTTCTTCATACAATCACATACACAAACAGTCAAATCAGGGCCAACTTGGTGACCAGCGTCACCAACAAAGACGGCACGACACTGAGCAGAGCCAAGGATTGAACCGCTAATCCATCTGTGTACCTGCAGGAAGCTGATGGCCATCAGTATGAGGCTGTACGAGCTGATGCCTCCGGTGAAGACTTCATTCAAATCCCTCTGCAATAGAAACTGCTTCAGAACGAAGATCAGGGGTGGAAGAACGGTGTACTTCTACAAAAGAGGAagagcagaggaaaaaaaaaaaaaaagtgaaaacaatTATCACATGCTGTAGTTAATAGTTCATGCTGCCAGAATTGCCAAGTGTTTGAGACCAACCTTAAGGTAGCTTTTGATAAACTGTGCTGCTTTGACTGCGGTCTCTACGTTAAAGCTGATGTCAACTTTCACCTTTGATTCTTGATCAGTTAGTTTGATGATTGGCACCTGACGA
Coding sequences within it:
- the LOC133426871 gene encoding terminal nucleotidyltransferase 4A-like produces the protein MDPRTTWIQPEQKGPANSLWTRIWETSQGLGANSSGGNNLLNHIRNFAVQNANAPGEQGPGPATAARLPEKLPRRDGSKGSNGRRKGSLSPSSSSLDSEAESSPCGSLLHIDNLNVSEEARTFLHYELNENNLRTQQGQQQQQQQGPPAGLQPQQQRCRSMQHSAGHTPTLKLHHGGKHHHHHRRQLNRANTFHGVHPLLHPGDSSCSLWKMRSYSPGVDGLHEEIMDFFNFMSPKPEEQAMRRDVVNKIESVIKDLWPTARVEIFGSFSTGLYLPTSDIDLVVFGKWDHPPLQELEQALKKHNVAGPYPIKVLDKATVPIIKLTDQESKVKVDISFNVETAVKAAQFIKSYLKKYTVLPPLIFVLKQFLLQRDLNEVFTGGISSYSLILMAISFLQLHPRIDTRRANINLGILLIEFFELYGRDFNYLKTGIRVKNGGAYLSKEEMLKAMGNGNRPSMLCIEDPLQPGNDVGRSSYGVLQVKQVFDFAYMVLSHGVSPLARAYPNKEYDSTLGRIIKISPEVLAYREWTIKKWRAKQFTKLENHDIEACEQDLGRLMLVDDQRDSSSPLSAESLSPPPVFLPSPQHHSSSSSSACSLSSSSSSGSDIESDSPPSSSAAIQVHPVALASVHSMIQMAAEMRAAQSAGFIHTAQQLQLPYQENITIPSLSDCQFYHENSPSISVVHCHATHGAQVPQPANPSSPLPSPLHHPHVREPQSHTYAMRSHSHGSVEPHKFSFKHNQSGSFQAQNYPQGNFSPQRRFVPQGHNTGSGFRNQHQYNRNTWRRRKRDSAPTLNQSR